One stretch of Nocardia mangyaensis DNA includes these proteins:
- the hisH gene encoding imidazole glycerol phosphate synthase subunit HisH, translating into MSTKSVVLLDYGSGNLHSAERALVRAGAQVQVTADPEAALAADGLVVPGVGAYAACMAGLREVRGERIIGQRLAGGRPVLGICVGMQIMFDRGVEFGVETEGCGEWPGTVAHLDAPVLPHMGWNTVKSPADSTLFAGLDADTRFYFVHSYAAQQWELPDNEHIAPAKLTWAEHGVPFLAAVENGPLSATQFHPEKSGDAGAQLLRNWIGSI; encoded by the coding sequence GTGAGTACGAAATCCGTCGTCCTGCTGGACTACGGCTCCGGCAATCTACATTCCGCCGAACGCGCGCTGGTGCGCGCCGGTGCGCAGGTACAGGTCACCGCCGATCCCGAGGCCGCGCTGGCCGCCGACGGGCTGGTCGTACCGGGTGTCGGCGCGTACGCGGCCTGCATGGCCGGGCTGCGCGAGGTGCGCGGTGAGCGGATCATCGGTCAGCGCCTGGCCGGTGGGCGCCCGGTGCTCGGCATCTGCGTCGGCATGCAGATCATGTTCGACCGCGGGGTGGAGTTCGGCGTGGAGACCGAGGGGTGCGGCGAATGGCCGGGCACGGTCGCCCACCTCGACGCCCCCGTCCTGCCGCACATGGGCTGGAACACGGTGAAGTCACCCGCCGACAGCACGTTGTTCGCGGGCCTCGATGCCGACACCCGCTTCTACTTCGTCCACTCCTACGCTGCGCAGCAGTGGGAGCTTCCCGACAACGAGCACATCGCCCCCGCGAAACTCACCTGGGCCGAACACGGCGTCCCGTTCCTGGCCGCCGTCGAGAACGGACCGCTGTCGGCCACCCAGTTCCACCCGGAGAAGTCCGGGGACGCGGGTGCGCAGTTGCTGCGCAACTGGATCGGCTCGATCTGA
- a CDS encoding branched-chain amino acid ABC transporter permease codes for MSESTTTEAATTPVAPEPGSPLSRLRANPVPPVAITVLLVLAVGAPFQLVPFHTFQLAMAMIYAVALLGLNLLVGHTGQISLGHGAFFALGAYTTAIAIQHWDTPYLATIPLAAAVTFVLGFALGIPALRLRGLYLALVTLAIAIFLVPLLKRFDGLTGGSMGLTVTKPAPPVWTGLAEDQWLYFLALATTVASFVLVAGMLRSRVGRALHAVRDNEIAAEVLGVNLAHYKTLAFAWSALLAGVAGCVYTWVIAFVSPDSFAVTLSITLLAGLVVGGLGTLWGPLLGGLFVMFVPSLAQDLNQAAPGVIFGLLIIAVMYLAPRGLAGLATQSAHWLGQRFRKGKTHAH; via the coding sequence ATGAGTGAGTCGACGACAACCGAAGCCGCGACGACTCCGGTTGCCCCCGAGCCGGGTTCACCGCTGTCGCGCCTGCGCGCGAACCCGGTTCCGCCCGTGGCGATCACCGTACTGCTGGTCCTCGCGGTCGGCGCCCCGTTCCAGCTGGTGCCTTTTCACACCTTCCAGCTCGCGATGGCCATGATCTACGCGGTCGCCCTGCTCGGGCTGAACCTGCTGGTTGGTCACACCGGCCAGATCTCGCTGGGGCACGGCGCCTTCTTCGCCCTCGGCGCCTACACCACCGCGATCGCGATACAGCACTGGGACACCCCGTATCTCGCGACGATTCCGCTCGCCGCGGCGGTCACGTTCGTCCTCGGTTTCGCCCTCGGCATTCCGGCGCTGCGGTTGCGGGGCCTCTACCTGGCCCTGGTCACCCTGGCCATCGCCATCTTCCTGGTCCCGCTGCTCAAACGGTTCGACGGGCTCACCGGCGGATCGATGGGCCTCACCGTCACCAAACCCGCGCCCCCGGTATGGACCGGGCTGGCCGAGGACCAGTGGCTGTATTTCCTGGCGCTGGCCACCACCGTGGCGAGCTTCGTGCTGGTCGCCGGGATGCTGCGCTCCCGGGTCGGCCGCGCGCTGCACGCGGTGCGCGACAACGAGATCGCCGCCGAGGTGCTCGGCGTGAACCTGGCCCACTACAAGACTCTCGCCTTCGCCTGGAGCGCACTGCTGGCCGGGGTCGCGGGCTGTGTCTACACGTGGGTGATCGCGTTCGTCTCGCCGGACTCCTTCGCGGTGACGCTGTCGATCACCCTGCTCGCCGGGCTCGTCGTCGGCGGCCTCGGCACCCTGTGGGGACCGCTGCTGGGCGGGCTGTTCGTCATGTTCGTTCCCAGCCTCGCCCAGGACCTCAACCAGGCCGCCCCCGGCGTCATCTTCGGGCTGCTGATCATCGCGGTCATGTACCTCGCGCCTCGCGGGCTGGCCGGACTGGCCACGCAGTCGGCGCACTGGCTCGGACAACGTTTCCGGAAAGGGAAAACTCATGCGCACTAG
- a CDS encoding DUF2786 domain-containing protein — protein sequence MGTQNRRRRTGRKAVPGLTLDADALSGDPARIAEAIATAALAWAQGDIAGVRRFLDRITGQGPVTEELATGTHRASERLIAHAFEFGWLPADVHQAARRRVDEFAVGYLTDLMAEHRAPFAAESVDETWQRQLDDLDATVWWTADRPHLNQWADRALLTGHEALSAVIEALALLVGLPKLERIRPLPGTARPHTPQHGVDEKTLGRIRGLLAKAESTAFPEEAETLSAKAQELMTKYAIQRVLLEYPTAPVDLPIARRIWLDTPYTDAKALLVDLITRANRSRAIFVADWGFVTIVGDDTDLDAVELLTTSLLVQATRAMIDTAPTTAEARSRAYRKAFLTAYATRIGDRLTATTEAAIAESDPTQLLPVLASHQQRVDKACTTYFPTTHTRGITIRSTEGWNAGAEAANRARLDHP from the coding sequence GTGGGCACACAGAATCGCCGCCGCCGTACGGGCCGCAAGGCCGTGCCGGGGCTGACGCTGGATGCCGACGCGCTCTCCGGCGACCCGGCGCGCATCGCCGAGGCGATCGCGACGGCCGCGCTGGCCTGGGCGCAGGGCGACATTGCCGGGGTCAGGCGCTTCCTCGACCGGATCACCGGGCAAGGTCCGGTCACCGAAGAACTGGCCACCGGTACGCACCGGGCGAGCGAGCGCCTGATCGCCCACGCCTTCGAGTTCGGCTGGCTACCGGCCGACGTGCACCAGGCGGCCCGGCGCCGCGTCGACGAGTTCGCCGTCGGCTACCTGACCGATCTGATGGCCGAGCATCGCGCCCCGTTCGCCGCCGAATCGGTCGACGAGACCTGGCAGCGGCAACTCGACGACCTCGACGCCACCGTCTGGTGGACCGCCGATCGCCCGCATCTCAACCAGTGGGCCGACCGCGCACTGCTCACCGGCCACGAGGCGCTGAGCGCCGTGATAGAGGCCCTCGCCCTCCTGGTCGGGCTGCCGAAACTCGAACGGATCCGCCCGCTCCCCGGCACCGCCCGCCCCCACACACCCCAGCACGGCGTGGACGAGAAGACCCTCGGTCGAATCCGCGGCCTGCTCGCGAAGGCCGAATCCACCGCCTTCCCGGAGGAGGCCGAAACCCTCTCGGCCAAGGCCCAGGAACTGATGACCAAGTACGCGATCCAGCGCGTCCTCCTCGAATACCCCACCGCCCCGGTCGATCTCCCTATCGCCCGCCGTATCTGGCTCGACACCCCCTACACCGACGCCAAAGCCCTGCTCGTCGATCTGATCACCCGGGCCAACCGCAGCCGCGCGATCTTCGTCGCCGACTGGGGTTTCGTCACGATCGTCGGCGACGACACCGACCTCGACGCCGTCGAACTCCTGACCACGTCCCTACTCGTCCAAGCCACCCGAGCCATGATCGACACCGCCCCCACCACCGCCGAAGCCCGCTCCCGCGCCTACCGCAAAGCCTTCCTCACCGCCTACGCCACCCGCATCGGCGACCGCCTCACCGCCACCACCGAGGCCGCCATCGCCGAATCCGACCCCACCCAACTCCTCCCCGTCCTTGCCTCCCACCAGCAACGAGTGGACAAAGCCTGCACCACCTACTTCCCCACCACCCACACCCGAGGCATCACCATCCGCAGCACCGAAGGCTGGAACGCGGGCGCCGAAGCCGCCAACCGAGCCCGCCTCGACCACCCCTGA
- a CDS encoding inositol monophosphatase family protein has translation MTTAPNTAELTDLLTVATQVLDGVVARFVEGVGAPSAVTKGRNDFATELDLELERTISTELGRRTGIAVHGEEFGGPALTSGTAWVLDPIDGTFNYSSGHPMSGILLALVHEGEPVIGLTWLPALGRRYAAVAGGPLHLDGVAVPPLEPGKLAEAMIGFGAFNLDSAGRIPGQFRFDLLGALSRLSSRVRMHGATGIDLAYTASGVLGGAVVFGHHPWDNAAGVALVRAAGGVVTDLAGAPWTITSGSVLAAAPGVHAELLDMICTVSDEERGTTP, from the coding sequence ATGACCACCGCACCGAACACCGCCGAACTGACCGACCTGCTGACCGTCGCCACCCAGGTACTGGACGGCGTCGTCGCGCGGTTCGTCGAAGGTGTCGGCGCGCCGAGCGCGGTGACCAAGGGCCGCAACGACTTCGCCACCGAACTCGACCTCGAACTCGAACGCACCATCTCCACCGAGCTGGGCCGGCGCACCGGGATCGCAGTGCACGGTGAGGAATTCGGTGGCCCCGCGCTCACCTCCGGCACGGCCTGGGTGCTCGATCCGATCGACGGCACCTTCAACTACTCCTCCGGCCACCCCATGTCGGGCATCCTGCTCGCGCTCGTGCACGAGGGCGAACCGGTGATCGGGCTGACCTGGCTGCCCGCGCTCGGGCGCCGCTACGCCGCGGTCGCGGGCGGTCCGCTCCACCTCGACGGTGTCGCCGTGCCGCCGCTGGAACCGGGCAAACTCGCCGAGGCGATGATCGGTTTCGGCGCCTTCAACCTCGATTCGGCGGGCCGCATTCCCGGCCAGTTCCGCTTCGACCTGCTCGGTGCGCTCAGCCGTCTGTCCTCGCGGGTGCGCATGCACGGCGCCACCGGTATCGACCTGGCGTACACCGCTTCCGGGGTACTCGGCGGCGCGGTCGTGTTCGGCCACCATCCCTGGGACAACGCGGCGGGGGTCGCGCTGGTGCGCGCCGCCGGAGGTGTGGTCACCGATCTGGCGGGCGCGCCGTGGACGATCACCTCCGGCTCGGTGCTGGCCGCCGCGCCCGGTGTGCACGCCGAACTCCTGGACATGATTTGCACGGTCAGCGACGAGGAACGAGGCACAACACCATGA
- a CDS encoding ABC transporter ATP-binding protein translates to MNGFLTITDLHAGYGAAKVLHGVSFSVEQGAVCAILGPNGAGKTTLLRALCGMVKVRGTLRLAGTEVTGRAPETMARLGVAHVPEGRGTFAPLTVEENLRLGASSRRDRTGTETDLRRVYDYFPILREKRREAAGGLSGGQQQMLAVGRALMLRPRVLLLDEPSLGLSPLVTQELFGIVHTINQEERTTVIVVEQNAHLALGIAQQAHVLESGRIVLSGTADQIKADEQVTRSYLGIRVRP, encoded by the coding sequence ATGAACGGATTCCTGACCATCACCGATCTGCACGCGGGGTACGGCGCGGCGAAAGTGCTGCACGGGGTGAGTTTCTCGGTCGAGCAGGGCGCGGTGTGCGCGATCCTCGGTCCGAACGGCGCGGGCAAGACGACACTGCTGCGCGCCCTGTGCGGGATGGTCAAGGTGCGCGGCACGCTGCGGCTGGCGGGCACCGAGGTGACCGGCCGCGCCCCCGAGACGATGGCCCGGCTCGGCGTCGCCCACGTCCCCGAGGGCCGCGGCACCTTCGCTCCGCTCACCGTCGAGGAGAACCTGCGCCTCGGCGCGTCGTCGCGCCGCGACCGGACCGGCACCGAGACCGATCTGCGCCGTGTCTACGACTACTTCCCGATCCTGCGCGAGAAGCGGCGCGAGGCGGCGGGCGGTTTGTCCGGCGGCCAGCAGCAGATGCTCGCCGTCGGCCGGGCCTTGATGCTGCGGCCCCGCGTGCTGCTGCTCGACGAGCCCTCGCTCGGGTTGTCGCCGCTGGTCACCCAGGAGCTGTTCGGGATCGTGCACACCATCAACCAGGAGGAACGCACCACGGTGATCGTCGTCGAGCAGAATGCCCACCTGGCGCTGGGTATCGCCCAGCAGGCCCATGTGCTGGAGTCCGGCCGGATCGTGTTGTCCGGCACGGCGGATCAGATCAAGGCCGACGAACAGGTCACCCGCTCCTATCTGGGAATCCGGGTGCGGCCGTGA
- the hisB gene encoding imidazoleglycerol-phosphate dehydratase HisB — protein MSRTARVERVTKESSILVELNLDGTGETDISTGVPFYDHMLTALGAHGGFDLVVRAEGDIEIEAHHTVEDTAIVLGQALGQALGDKKGIRRFGDAFIPMDETLAHAAVDVSGRPYCVFTGEPEHLVHTIIPSAGPGASYSTVLNKHVFESIAQNARIALHVRVLYGRDQHHITEAEFKAVARALRAAVEIDPRVSGVPSTKGVL, from the coding sequence ATGAGCAGAACAGCGCGGGTGGAACGCGTCACCAAGGAGTCCTCGATCCTGGTCGAGCTGAACCTCGACGGCACCGGCGAGACCGACATCTCCACCGGAGTCCCGTTCTACGACCACATGCTGACCGCGCTCGGCGCGCACGGCGGGTTCGACCTGGTCGTGCGGGCCGAGGGCGACATCGAGATCGAGGCACACCACACCGTCGAGGACACCGCCATCGTGCTCGGGCAGGCGCTCGGGCAGGCCCTGGGCGACAAGAAGGGCATCCGCCGCTTCGGCGATGCGTTCATCCCGATGGACGAGACCCTCGCCCACGCCGCCGTCGATGTGTCCGGGCGGCCGTACTGCGTGTTCACCGGTGAGCCGGAACACCTGGTGCACACCATCATTCCCAGCGCGGGCCCCGGCGCCTCGTACTCGACGGTGCTCAACAAGCACGTCTTCGAGTCGATCGCGCAGAACGCCCGGATCGCGCTGCACGTGCGCGTGCTCTACGGCCGCGATCAGCACCACATCACCGAGGCGGAGTTCAAGGCGGTGGCACGTGCCCTGCGCGCGGCCGTCGAGATCGACCCTCGGGTGAGCGGCGTCCCGTCCACGAAAGGCGTGCTGTGA
- a CDS encoding histidinol-phosphate transaminase: protein MSTPTVPGASASLDQLPLRENLRGKSPYGAPQLTVPVQLNTNENPHPPSRALIDDVAESVRAAAADLHRYPDRDAVALRSDLAEYLTHQTGIAVDAANVWAANGSNEILQQLLQAFGGPGRSALGFVPSYSMHPIISEGIDTEWVEAERSGDFSLDIDYAVAQITERRPDVVFVTSPNNPTGHSIPIDELERVLDAAPGIVVVDEAYGEFSAAPSAITLIDRFPTKLVVTRTMSKAFAFAGGRLGYLAASPAVIDAILLVRLPYHLSVVTQAAARAALRHADETLGSVAELAAQRDRVAAALTTLGFDVIPSDANFILFGRFTDAARAWQHYLDAGVLIRDVGITGYLRATIGLAAENDEFLRVSAGIAGTDLTH, encoded by the coding sequence ATGAGTACCCCCACCGTGCCCGGCGCCTCGGCGAGCCTGGACCAGCTGCCGCTGCGGGAGAACCTGCGCGGCAAATCGCCGTATGGGGCACCGCAGTTGACCGTGCCCGTGCAGCTCAACACCAACGAGAACCCGCACCCGCCGAGCCGGGCGCTGATCGACGATGTTGCCGAATCGGTGCGGGCCGCCGCCGCGGATCTGCACCGGTACCCCGACCGCGACGCGGTGGCCCTGCGTTCGGATCTGGCCGAGTACCTGACCCACCAGACCGGTATCGCGGTCGACGCCGCGAACGTGTGGGCGGCCAACGGCTCCAACGAGATCCTGCAGCAGCTGCTGCAGGCCTTCGGCGGACCCGGCCGCAGCGCACTGGGTTTCGTGCCCTCGTACTCGATGCACCCGATCATCTCCGAGGGCATCGACACCGAGTGGGTCGAGGCCGAGCGCAGCGGCGACTTCTCCCTCGACATCGACTACGCCGTCGCCCAGATCACCGAACGCCGCCCCGATGTGGTGTTCGTGACCAGCCCGAACAACCCGACCGGGCACAGCATCCCGATCGACGAGCTCGAGCGCGTCCTCGATGCCGCGCCCGGCATCGTGGTCGTCGACGAGGCCTACGGCGAGTTCTCGGCCGCGCCCAGCGCGATCACCCTGATCGACCGGTTCCCGACCAAGCTCGTGGTCACCCGCACCATGAGCAAGGCCTTCGCCTTCGCCGGCGGACGGCTCGGCTACCTGGCCGCCTCGCCCGCGGTGATCGACGCGATCCTGCTCGTGCGGTTGCCGTATCACCTGTCGGTCGTCACCCAGGCCGCCGCACGCGCCGCGCTGCGCCACGCCGATGAGACCCTCGGCAGCGTCGCCGAGCTGGCGGCCCAGCGTGATCGGGTCGCCGCCGCGCTCACCACGCTGGGGTTCGACGTGATCCCCAGTGACGCCAATTTCATCCTGTTCGGCCGGTTCACCGACGCCGCGCGCGCCTGGCAGCACTATCTCGACGCCGGGGTGCTCATTCGCGATGTCGGCATCACCGGCTACCTGCGCGCCACCATCGGCCTCGCCGCGGAGAACGACGAATTCCTGCGGGTGAGCGCCGGTATCGCGGGCACCGACCTCACCCACTGA
- the priA gene encoding bifunctional 1-(5-phosphoribosyl)-5-((5-phosphoribosylamino)methylideneamino)imidazole-4-carboxamide isomerase/phosphoribosylanthranilate isomerase PriA — protein MSLVLLPAVDVANGEAVRLVQGEAGSETSYGSPRDAALAWQQAGAEWVHLVDLDAAFGKGSNRELIAQVVGELDVKVELSGGIRDDDSLKAALATGCARVNIGTAAIENPQWCARVLGEYGDRIAVGLDVKQIDGDWRLRGRGWVTDGGDLWEALERLERDGCARYVVTDVSKDGTLTGPNLELLSEVANAAEAPVIASGGISVLDDLVAIAGLAEEGVEGAIIGKALYAGRFTLPEALAAVR, from the coding sequence GTGAGTCTTGTGCTGTTGCCCGCCGTCGATGTCGCCAATGGTGAGGCCGTGCGCCTCGTGCAGGGGGAGGCCGGTAGCGAAACGAGCTATGGGTCGCCTCGGGATGCGGCGTTGGCGTGGCAGCAGGCGGGGGCCGAGTGGGTGCATCTGGTGGATCTGGACGCGGCGTTCGGCAAGGGGAGCAATCGGGAGCTGATCGCGCAGGTCGTCGGTGAACTCGATGTGAAGGTCGAGCTGTCCGGTGGCATCCGCGACGACGACTCGCTGAAGGCGGCGCTGGCCACCGGGTGCGCTCGGGTCAACATCGGGACCGCGGCCATCGAGAACCCGCAGTGGTGTGCGCGGGTGCTCGGCGAGTACGGCGACCGGATCGCAGTCGGGCTAGACGTCAAGCAGATCGACGGGGACTGGCGGCTGCGCGGTCGCGGCTGGGTGACCGACGGCGGCGACCTGTGGGAGGCGCTCGAACGCCTCGAACGCGACGGTTGCGCCCGCTATGTCGTCACCGACGTCTCCAAGGACGGCACGCTGACCGGCCCCAACCTGGAGTTGCTGAGCGAGGTCGCCAACGCCGCCGAGGCCCCGGTGATCGCCTCCGGCGGTATCTCGGTGCTCGACGACCTCGTCGCCATCGCGGGCTTGGCCGAGGAAGGGGTCGAGGGCGCGATCATCGGCAAGGCGCTCTACGCGGGCCGGTTCACCCTGCCCGAAGCCCTGGCCGCGGTGCGCTGA
- a CDS encoding branched-chain amino acid ABC transporter permease, which produces MTEFAQQLVEGLSAGAIYAGLALALVLIYRFTGIVNFAQGELAMFSAFLAWQLSQVMSFWAALPLTLALSFAAGMLIERVIIRPVEGAPEITLVIVTVGLFFTVHAVAGWIWSYQVKPFPNPFPEGAIRVGGVSVGYGSLSILAVVAVVMALLYVLFRFTGIGLAMRAVACNPASARLVGIRVGTVLALGWGLAALVGAVSGVLSAPLLFLEPNMMGGVLIYAFAAATLGGFDSPGGAVAGGVIVGVAETLTGAYVDAIGTELKIGVPLVIILGVLLVRPQGLFGHAAVERV; this is translated from the coding sequence GTGACCGAGTTCGCGCAGCAACTCGTCGAGGGACTCTCGGCGGGCGCCATCTACGCCGGTCTCGCCCTGGCCCTGGTGCTGATCTACCGGTTCACCGGCATCGTCAACTTCGCCCAGGGCGAGCTGGCCATGTTCTCGGCCTTCCTGGCCTGGCAGCTCAGTCAGGTGATGTCGTTCTGGGCGGCGCTGCCACTGACGCTCGCCCTCTCCTTCGCCGCGGGAATGCTCATCGAACGGGTGATCATCCGCCCGGTCGAGGGCGCGCCGGAGATCACCCTGGTGATCGTCACCGTCGGGTTGTTCTTCACCGTGCACGCCGTCGCGGGCTGGATCTGGTCCTACCAGGTCAAGCCGTTCCCGAATCCCTTCCCCGAAGGTGCGATTCGGGTGGGCGGGGTAAGCGTCGGATACGGCAGCCTCAGCATCCTCGCCGTGGTCGCGGTGGTGATGGCACTGCTATACGTGCTGTTCCGTTTCACCGGAATCGGGCTGGCGATGCGGGCGGTGGCCTGCAACCCGGCCTCGGCACGGCTGGTCGGCATCCGGGTCGGTACCGTCCTCGCCCTCGGTTGGGGGCTGGCCGCCCTGGTCGGCGCGGTCTCGGGAGTGCTGTCGGCGCCGCTGCTGTTCCTCGAACCCAACATGATGGGCGGCGTTCTCATCTACGCCTTCGCGGCGGCGACTCTGGGCGGCTTCGACTCCCCGGGCGGCGCGGTGGCGGGCGGGGTGATCGTCGGGGTCGCCGAAACCCTCACCGGCGCCTACGTCGACGCGATCGGCACCGAACTCAAGATCGGTGTGCCGCTGGTGATCATCCTGGGCGTGCTGCTGGTGCGTCCGCAAGGTCTGTTCGGGCACGCGGCGGTGGAGCGGGTATGA
- a CDS encoding ABC transporter substrate-binding protein, translated as MRTRTIRSLGVAAALLTALSTLTACGGRGAETGTVAEGECRGQQTTGITDSTIKLGGVYPLSGPASAYGAVPKGIQAYFDYINAEQGGIDGRTVEYLVRDDGYQPPKTVEETRRLVEQDQVFAVFQTLGTATSSAVRDYLDQREVPQIFVATGATEIGADTEHPWTIGWQPSYRTEGLAYAQHVRTERPNATVAVLYQNDDFGKDLLTAFREGIAGSGVTVVAEQSFEITDPTVDAQVRNLANSKADVLLNFATPKFASQALAADARNTDWNPLHVLTQVSNTMATLRPVGLPNVQGTVSAAFLKDAADPRWADDEGMRTYKSKVDRYAPGVDVENQHTMAGWAMAESLHKTMSSAKCPTREGLREAMRSLDGIAAGLMLPGISMKTGEGDGYPIEAVGIQTFVGEHWSLADGLIDTSGK; from the coding sequence ATGCGCACTAGGACGATCCGCTCCCTCGGGGTCGCGGCCGCGCTGCTCACCGCACTCAGCACGCTCACCGCGTGCGGCGGTCGCGGCGCCGAGACCGGCACCGTCGCCGAGGGTGAGTGCCGGGGGCAGCAGACCACCGGCATCACCGACTCCACCATCAAGCTCGGGGGGGTGTATCCGCTCTCGGGTCCGGCCTCGGCCTACGGTGCGGTTCCCAAGGGCATCCAGGCCTACTTCGACTACATCAACGCCGAGCAGGGCGGGATCGACGGGCGCACGGTCGAATACCTGGTGCGCGACGACGGCTACCAGCCGCCCAAGACGGTCGAGGAGACCCGGCGGCTGGTCGAGCAGGATCAGGTGTTCGCGGTCTTCCAGACCCTCGGCACGGCGACGTCCTCGGCGGTGCGCGACTATCTCGACCAGCGCGAGGTGCCGCAGATCTTCGTCGCGACCGGCGCCACCGAGATCGGCGCCGACACCGAGCATCCGTGGACCATCGGCTGGCAGCCCAGCTACCGCACCGAGGGCCTGGCCTACGCCCAGCACGTCAGGACCGAGCGACCGAACGCGACCGTGGCGGTGCTCTACCAGAACGACGACTTCGGCAAGGACCTGCTGACGGCGTTCCGCGAGGGCATCGCAGGCAGCGGCGTCACGGTCGTCGCCGAGCAGAGCTTCGAGATCACCGATCCCACCGTCGACGCCCAGGTCCGCAATCTGGCGAACTCGAAAGCCGATGTGCTGCTGAACTTCGCGACCCCCAAGTTCGCTTCCCAGGCACTCGCCGCCGACGCCCGCAACACCGACTGGAATCCGCTGCACGTGCTCACCCAGGTGTCCAACACCATGGCCACGCTGCGTCCGGTGGGCCTGCCGAACGTGCAGGGCACGGTGAGCGCGGCCTTCCTCAAAGACGCCGCCGATCCGCGCTGGGCCGATGACGAGGGCATGCGGACCTACAAGTCCAAGGTGGACCGGTACGCGCCGGGTGTCGATGTGGAGAACCAGCACACCATGGCCGGCTGGGCGATGGCCGAGAGCCTGCACAAGACCATGTCCTCGGCGAAGTGCCCGACCAGGGAGGGCCTGCGCGAGGCGATGCGCTCACTCGACGGCATCGCCGCGGGCCTGATGCTGCCCGGCATCTCGATGAAGACCGGTGAAGGCGACGGCTATCCGATCGAAGCCGTCGGCATCCAGACCTTCGTCGGCGAGCACTGGTCGCTCGCCGACGGCCTCATCGATACCTCCGGCAAGTAG
- the hisF gene encoding imidazole glycerol phosphate synthase subunit HisF, whose amino-acid sequence MTPRTDERASTTSTLAVRVIPCLDVDAGRVVKGVNFQNLRDAGDPVELAATYDAQGADELTFLDVTASTGDRGTMLDVVTRTAEQIFIPLTVGGGVRTVDDVDRLLRAGADKVSVNTAAIARPEVLSEMSQRFGSQCIVLSVDARTVPDGRPDTPSGWEVTTHGGKRGTGIDAVEWAIRGAELGVGEILLNSMDADGTKAGFDLPMIAAVRAAVHVPVIASGGAGAVGHFPPAVHAGADAVLAASVFHFGDLTIGQVKDAMRADGITVR is encoded by the coding sequence ATGACACCGCGCACCGACGAACGGGCGAGTACGACGAGCACCCTGGCGGTCCGCGTGATCCCGTGCCTCGATGTGGACGCGGGGCGGGTGGTCAAGGGCGTCAACTTCCAGAACCTGCGCGACGCCGGTGATCCGGTGGAACTGGCCGCCACCTACGACGCCCAGGGCGCCGACGAGCTGACCTTCCTCGACGTCACGGCCTCCACCGGCGACCGCGGCACCATGCTCGACGTGGTGACCCGCACCGCCGAACAGATCTTCATCCCGCTCACCGTCGGCGGCGGCGTGCGCACGGTCGACGACGTCGACCGGCTGCTGCGCGCCGGTGCGGACAAGGTGTCGGTGAACACCGCCGCCATCGCCCGCCCCGAGGTGCTCTCGGAGATGTCGCAGCGCTTCGGCTCGCAGTGCATCGTCCTCTCGGTGGACGCGCGGACCGTGCCCGACGGCCGGCCCGACACCCCGTCCGGCTGGGAGGTCACCACCCACGGCGGCAAGCGCGGCACCGGCATCGACGCGGTCGAATGGGCCATCCGCGGTGCCGAGCTCGGCGTCGGCGAGATCCTGCTGAACTCGATGGACGCCGACGGCACCAAGGCGGGCTTCGACCTGCCGATGATCGCGGCCGTGCGGGCCGCGGTGCACGTCCCGGTGATCGCCAGCGGCGGCGCGGGCGCGGTCGGACACTTCCCGCCCGCCGTGCACGCGGGTGCCGACGCGGTGCTGGCCGCGAGCGTGTTCCACTTCGGTGATCTGACCATCGGCCAGGTCAAGGACGCGATGCGCGCGGACGGCATCACCGTCCGCTGA